A genomic region of Melanotaenia boesemani isolate fMelBoe1 chromosome 21, fMelBoe1.pri, whole genome shotgun sequence contains the following coding sequences:
- the myoz1b gene encoding myozenin-1b isoform X2 — translation MPFTTPAPSNKRKKANKIITDLSHISQNEDESDPDAAEFDLGTKIKTPRDVMLEELSLLKNKGSKMFRMRQQRVEKFIVTSENMQNLQNLLMSPPVPPKPEMPKEEKVEEKVNEEVERAKRRKEYVRTYISPWERAMRGNEDLEATMKACMPGPIQIHPEMPQYKSFNRTALPFGGFDKASKMLTFELPQLSAANEEPEPLPSLQADIRSRPSFNRTPIGWVCSEDNSHIHMGPDIPFDGETDDL, via the exons ATGCCTTTCACAACTCCTGCCCCTTCTAACAAGAGGAAGAAGGCCAACAAGATCATCACTGACCTGTCCCACATCAGCCAGAATG AGGACGAATCGGACCCTGATGCTGCTGAGTTCGACCTGGGCACCAAGATCAAGACTCCCAGGGATGTGATGCTGGAGGAGCTCTCCCTGCTCAAAAACAAGGGGTCTAAGATGTTCAGGATGAGGCAGCAGAGAGTAGAGAAGTTCATCGTGACCAGTGAGAACATG cagaACCTTCAGAACCTGCTGATGTCTCCTCCTGTTCCACCAAAGCCTGAAATGCCGAAGGAAGAAA AGGTGGAAGAGAAAGTGAATGAGGAGGTAGAGAGGgcaaagaggaggaaggagtATGTACGCACCTACATATCGCCATGGGAACGTGCCATGAGGGGCAATGAGGACCTGGAAGCCACCATGAAGGCCTGCATGCCAGGACCCATCCAAATCCACCCGGAAATGCCTCAGTACAAGAGCTTCAATAG GACAGCACTGCCATTTGGCGGCTTCGATAAAGCGTCCAAGATGCTGACCTTTGAGCTCCCACAGCTCAGCGCTGCCAATGAGGAGCCGGAGCCTCTTCCCTCCCTGCAGGCCGACATCCGCTCACGGCCCTCGTTCAACCGCACGCCCATTGGGTGGGTCTGCAGTGAGGACAACTCACACATCCACATGGGCCCGGACATCCCCTTCGATGGAGAGACAGACGATCTGTGA
- the myoz1b gene encoding myozenin-1b isoform X1: MPFTTPAPSNKRKKANKIITDLSHISQNEDESDPDAAEFDLGTKIKTPRDVMLEELSLLKNKGSKMFRMRQQRVEKFIVTSENMVRVRKTNGLLMFFEPTFSVQHYISCLFFFQQNLQNLLMSPPVPPKPEMPKEEKVEEKVNEEVERAKRRKEYVRTYISPWERAMRGNEDLEATMKACMPGPIQIHPEMPQYKSFNRTALPFGGFDKASKMLTFELPQLSAANEEPEPLPSLQADIRSRPSFNRTPIGWVCSEDNSHIHMGPDIPFDGETDDL, from the exons ATGCCTTTCACAACTCCTGCCCCTTCTAACAAGAGGAAGAAGGCCAACAAGATCATCACTGACCTGTCCCACATCAGCCAGAATG AGGACGAATCGGACCCTGATGCTGCTGAGTTCGACCTGGGCACCAAGATCAAGACTCCCAGGGATGTGATGCTGGAGGAGCTCTCCCTGCTCAAAAACAAGGGGTCTAAGATGTTCAGGATGAGGCAGCAGAGAGTAGAGAAGTTCATCGTGACCAGTGAGAACATGGTAAGAGTAAGGAAGACAAACGGTCTGCTCATGTTTTTTGAACCCACATTCTCTGTTCAACATTacatttcctgtctttttttcttccagcagaACCTTCAGAACCTGCTGATGTCTCCTCCTGTTCCACCAAAGCCTGAAATGCCGAAGGAAGAAA AGGTGGAAGAGAAAGTGAATGAGGAGGTAGAGAGGgcaaagaggaggaaggagtATGTACGCACCTACATATCGCCATGGGAACGTGCCATGAGGGGCAATGAGGACCTGGAAGCCACCATGAAGGCCTGCATGCCAGGACCCATCCAAATCCACCCGGAAATGCCTCAGTACAAGAGCTTCAATAG GACAGCACTGCCATTTGGCGGCTTCGATAAAGCGTCCAAGATGCTGACCTTTGAGCTCCCACAGCTCAGCGCTGCCAATGAGGAGCCGGAGCCTCTTCCCTCCCTGCAGGCCGACATCCGCTCACGGCCCTCGTTCAACCGCACGCCCATTGGGTGGGTCTGCAGTGAGGACAACTCACACATCCACATGGGCCCGGACATCCCCTTCGATGGAGAGACAGACGATCTGTGA